Proteins from a genomic interval of Capsicum annuum cultivar UCD-10X-F1 chromosome 4, UCD10Xv1.1, whole genome shotgun sequence:
- the LOC107867305 gene encoding 50S ribosomal protein 6, chloroplastic: MSASAIFGLKMPVLQRFSPISTTAFSVGATTTKLPAAAPMVIECSSRPQKKATAHHQKTRPKKTQPWDIRRKPALYPPMPTLPPEWSFATDESVSGQPASAPASESDA; the protein is encoded by the coding sequence atgtcagcCTCAGCCATATTCGGGTTAAAAATGCCAGTATTACAACGTTTTTCACCTATTTCCACCACCGCATTCTCCGTCGGAGCCACCACCACCAAGTTACCGGCGGCGGCGCCGATGGTAATTGAGTGTTCATCGAGGCCACAAAAGAAGGCTACAGCTCACCATCAGAAGACACGCCCAAAGAAGACTCAACCTTGGGATATTCGACGTAAACCCGCCCTGTATCCTCCCATGCCCACTTTGCCACCGGAATGGTCATTTGCTACTGATGAATCGGTATCGGGTCAACCCGCTTCTGCTCCAGCTTCGGAATCCGACGCTTAA
- the LOC107867306 gene encoding inositol-tetrakisphosphate 1-kinase 3 isoform X3, with amino-acid sequence MLEDVADLNLSDTYGKVGVPRQLVIEKDSSSIPDAVGKAGLRLPIVAKPLAAKSHELSLAYDKFSLQMLEPPLVLQEFINHGGILFKVYIVGETVKVVRRFSLPDVSKRELSKNPGVFRFPRVSCAAASADEADLDPCVGELPPRPLLERLAKELRRRSGLRLFNLDIIRELGTEDRYYVIDINYFPGYGKMPEYEHIFTDFLLSLVKQK; translated from the exons ATGCTTGAAGATGTTGCGGACCTGAACTTGTCGGACACGTATG GGAAAGTCGGTGTTCCAAGGCAACTGGTTATTGAGAAAGATTCTTCATCTATTCCGGATGCAGTAGGTAAAGCTGGTCTGAGACTACCTATTG TTGCAAAGCCTTTGGCTGCTAAGTCCCATGAGTTGTCTCTCGCCTATGACAAGTTCTCTCTTCAGATGCTTGAACCCCCACTTGTGCTACAGGAATTTATCAACCATG GAGGTATTCTGTTTAAGGTATACATTGTCGGGGAAACAGTTAAGGTGGTTAGACGATTCAGTTTACCTGATGTTAGCAAACGTGAGCTGTCAAAAAACCCAGGGGTTTTCCGATTCCCAAGAGTTTCTTGTGCTGCTGCATCTGCAGATGAAGCAGATTTAGACCCTTGTGTCGGGG AGCTTCCTCCGCGACCATTACTTGAGAGGCTTGCTAAGGAACTTCGACGTAGATCg GGACTCCGGCTCTTCAACTTGGATATAATAAGAGAGCTTGGAACCGAAGACCGATATTATGTCATAGATATTAATTACTTTCCTG GTTATGGGAAGATGCCAGAGTATGAGCACATATTCACTGATTTTCTTCTGAGCCTTGTGAAGCAGAAATAG
- the LOC107867306 gene encoding inositol-tetrakisphosphate 1-kinase 3 isoform X2, which translates to MRMRGEIVGYKREMEDEEEEDYSTEEMNHREKEMVGGGVPQSKKFVVVVGYALTSKKVMSFLQPKLEGLARSKGILFVAIDQNKPLSDQGPFDIVLHKLSGSKWRRNLEEYRLTHPDVTVLDPPDAIQQVYNRQYMLEDVADLNLSDTYGKVGVPRQLVIEKDSSSIPDAVGKAGLRLPIVAKPLAAKSHELSLAYDKFSLQMLEPPLVLQEFINHGGILFKVYIVGETVKVVRRFSLPDVSKRELSKNPGVFRFPRVSCAAASADEADLDPCVGELPPRPLLERLAKELRRRSGLRLFNLDIIRELGTEDRYYVIDINYFPGYGKMPEYEHIFTDFLLSLVKQK; encoded by the exons ATGAGGATGAGGGGTGAGATAGTGGGGTACAAGAGGGAGATGGAAGATGAGGAAGAGGAAGATTACAGCACAGAAGAAATGAACCACAGGGAAAAGGAAATGGTTGGTGGAGGGGTACCACAGTCTAAGAAGTTTGTTGTGGTGGTGGGTTATGCTCTTACTTCCAAGAAAGTTATGAGCTTTTTGCAGCCTAAACTTGAAGGTCTAGCTAG GTCGAAGGGAATATTGTTTGTTGCTATTGATCAGAACAAACCCCTTTCAGATCAAGGTCCTTTTGACATTGTGCTCCATAAG TTGTCAGGAAGCAAGTGGCGGCGTAATCTTGAG GAATATAGGCTAACACATCCAGATGTCACAGTTCTTGACCCTCCGGATGCCATACAGCAAGTATACAACCGCCAATACATGCTTGAAGATGTTGCGGACCTGAACTTGTCGGACACGTATG GGAAAGTCGGTGTTCCAAGGCAACTGGTTATTGAGAAAGATTCTTCATCTATTCCGGATGCAGTAGGTAAAGCTGGTCTGAGACTACCTATTG TTGCAAAGCCTTTGGCTGCTAAGTCCCATGAGTTGTCTCTCGCCTATGACAAGTTCTCTCTTCAGATGCTTGAACCCCCACTTGTGCTACAGGAATTTATCAACCATG GAGGTATTCTGTTTAAGGTATACATTGTCGGGGAAACAGTTAAGGTGGTTAGACGATTCAGTTTACCTGATGTTAGCAAACGTGAGCTGTCAAAAAACCCAGGGGTTTTCCGATTCCCAAGAGTTTCTTGTGCTGCTGCATCTGCAGATGAAGCAGATTTAGACCCTTGTGTCGGGG AGCTTCCTCCGCGACCATTACTTGAGAGGCTTGCTAAGGAACTTCGACGTAGATCg GGACTCCGGCTCTTCAACTTGGATATAATAAGAGAGCTTGGAACCGAAGACCGATATTATGTCATAGATATTAATTACTTTCCTG GTTATGGGAAGATGCCAGAGTATGAGCACATATTCACTGATTTTCTTCTGAGCCTTGTGAAGCAGAAATAG
- the LOC107867306 gene encoding inositol-tetrakisphosphate 1-kinase 3 isoform X1 yields the protein MRMRGEIVGYKREMEDEEEEDYSTEEMNHREKEMVGGGVPQSKKFVVVVGYALTSKKVMSFLQPKLEGLARSKGILFVAIDQNKPLSDQGPFDIVLHKLSGSKWRRNLEEYRLTHPDVTVLDPPDAIQQVYNRQYMLEDVADLNLSDTYEVGRGPNAGLLGKVGVPRQLVIEKDSSSIPDAVGKAGLRLPIVAKPLAAKSHELSLAYDKFSLQMLEPPLVLQEFINHGGILFKVYIVGETVKVVRRFSLPDVSKRELSKNPGVFRFPRVSCAAASADEADLDPCVGELPPRPLLERLAKELRRRSGLRLFNLDIIRELGTEDRYYVIDINYFPGYGKMPEYEHIFTDFLLSLVKQK from the exons ATGAGGATGAGGGGTGAGATAGTGGGGTACAAGAGGGAGATGGAAGATGAGGAAGAGGAAGATTACAGCACAGAAGAAATGAACCACAGGGAAAAGGAAATGGTTGGTGGAGGGGTACCACAGTCTAAGAAGTTTGTTGTGGTGGTGGGTTATGCTCTTACTTCCAAGAAAGTTATGAGCTTTTTGCAGCCTAAACTTGAAGGTCTAGCTAG GTCGAAGGGAATATTGTTTGTTGCTATTGATCAGAACAAACCCCTTTCAGATCAAGGTCCTTTTGACATTGTGCTCCATAAG TTGTCAGGAAGCAAGTGGCGGCGTAATCTTGAG GAATATAGGCTAACACATCCAGATGTCACAGTTCTTGACCCTCCGGATGCCATACAGCAAGTATACAACCGCCAATACATGCTTGAAGATGTTGCGGACCTGAACTTGTCGGACACGTATG AAGTGGGGAGAGGGCCAAATGCCGGGCTTCTGG GGAAAGTCGGTGTTCCAAGGCAACTGGTTATTGAGAAAGATTCTTCATCTATTCCGGATGCAGTAGGTAAAGCTGGTCTGAGACTACCTATTG TTGCAAAGCCTTTGGCTGCTAAGTCCCATGAGTTGTCTCTCGCCTATGACAAGTTCTCTCTTCAGATGCTTGAACCCCCACTTGTGCTACAGGAATTTATCAACCATG GAGGTATTCTGTTTAAGGTATACATTGTCGGGGAAACAGTTAAGGTGGTTAGACGATTCAGTTTACCTGATGTTAGCAAACGTGAGCTGTCAAAAAACCCAGGGGTTTTCCGATTCCCAAGAGTTTCTTGTGCTGCTGCATCTGCAGATGAAGCAGATTTAGACCCTTGTGTCGGGG AGCTTCCTCCGCGACCATTACTTGAGAGGCTTGCTAAGGAACTTCGACGTAGATCg GGACTCCGGCTCTTCAACTTGGATATAATAAGAGAGCTTGGAACCGAAGACCGATATTATGTCATAGATATTAATTACTTTCCTG GTTATGGGAAGATGCCAGAGTATGAGCACATATTCACTGATTTTCTTCTGAGCCTTGTGAAGCAGAAATAG